The following coding sequences are from one Polyodon spathula isolate WHYD16114869_AA chromosome 7, ASM1765450v1, whole genome shotgun sequence window:
- the LOC121318548 gene encoding serine-threonine kinase receptor-associated protein-like: protein MAMRQTPLTCSGHTRPVVDLAFSGITPYGYFLISACKDGKPMLRQGDTGDWIGTFLGHKGAVWGATLNKEATKAATAAADFTAKVWDAVTGDELLTLAHKHIVKSVNFTQDSNYLLTGGHDKVLRIYDLNKPEAEPQEISGHTSAIKKALWCNNDKQILSAADDKTVCLWDRSSMEVVKTLPFDASVSSMEYIPDGEVLVISYGKTVAFYNALSLELIKTVDVPASVHSASLHPEKDFFVVGGDDFKLYKYDYSTKEELESYKGHFGPVHCVRFSPDGELYASGSEDGTLRLWQTAVGKTYGLWKCVLPEELVSENSDAIYNTAPEIKA from the exons ATGGCAATGAGACAGACCCCGCTGACTTGCTCTGGACACACTAGGCCCGTGGTTGACTTAGCTTTCAGCGGAATCACGCCATACGGTTATTTCTTAATCAGTGCTTGTAAAG ATGGCAAACCTATGCTGCGCCAAGGAGACACAGGGGACTGGATTGGAACGTTTCTGGGTCACAAGGGTGCTGTTTGGGGAGCCACCTTAAACAAAGAGGCCACCAAGGCGGCCACTGCTGCTGCAGACTTTACTGC caaaGTGTGGGATGCTGTGACAGGGGATGAACTCCTCACTCTAGCCCACAAGCACATCGTCAAATCTGTAAACTTTACTCAG GACAGCAATTACCTTCTAACTGGTGGACATGACAAAGTGTTGCGCATTTATGACTTAAATAAGCCAGAAGCAG AACCTCAGGAGATCAGCGGTCATACCTCAGCCATTAAGAAAGCACTATGGTGCAACAATGACAAGCAGATCCTCTCAGCCGCTGATGATAAAACAGTGTG CCTGTGGGATCGGAGTAGCATGGAGGTGGTAAAGACTCTGCCCTTCGACGCCTCAGTCAGCAGCATGGAGTACATTCCAGACGGGGAGGTGCTCGTCATCTCCTACGGGAAAACTGTGGCATTTTACAACGCGCTCAG CCTGGAGTTGATCAAGACGGTTGACGTCCCGGCTTCAGTGCACTCCGCTTCCCTTCACCCTGAGAAGGATTTCTTTGTTGTTGGAGGAGACGATTTCAAGCTCTACAAATATGACTACAGCACTAAAGAGGAACTTG AATCCTACAAGGGACACTTCGGCCCAGTTCACTGTGTGCGGTTCAGCCCGGATGGAGAATTGTACGCCAGCGGTTCTGAGGATGGAACACTGAGACTCTGGCAAACTGCAGTTGGCAAAACTTACGGCTTATGGAAATGTGTACTTCCTG AGGAGCTGGTTTCTGAGAACTCGGATGCAATTTACAACACTGCTCCTGAAATCAAGGCATGA